The sequence CACTTTTCCAGCAATCTTCAAGGTATGGCATTAAAACACTCTTCATTATCCCCCTAAAAGGCTTCTCATTAAATAAATGTTGTAAATTATTAAAAAAATCAGTATTTTAATTAGTAAGAAAAGTAAGAAAAGCAGGTTTAGTTAGTTCTATTATTTTTCCCTTTGTACTGTGATGACTTTGTCGGTAAATAAGTGTTGTTAGTTTTAAACTCTGCTCAATCTATTTTTAGATTCAGAATTAATATTTGATAATTCATTTACCGAGTAGATTTTTAAGGGCTTGAAGCCCCCGGATTTATCCGTGGATTATACTTTGTCGAAGCCCCTAAATTCATTTATGGGAAATTAATTACGAATTACGTTAGCGTTCACGAAGTGAGTCGTTAGACTAAGCGTCTCCGTTCAGCTTGCTGACCGACCCGTTAGGGTAAGGAGATATTACGAATTACGAATTACGAATTATATTCACACTCTCGTTTAGTCACTTGATGACGATAGCGAAACATCCCTTCTAATTGTGATTTAACTAACCAACCACTCATGAAATCTACTGTTTCACCACCGGGTAATGAAAAAATAATTTCATCAGTCAATCTAGTTTGATTATTTTCTCGTTCAAATTTATGCTGATGTCGCCAAAATTCAAAAGGTCCTGATATTTGTTCTTCAGTAAAAAAACGATATTCTTCACATTCAGTATGACGAGCTACCCAAGTTATAGATAATGCTGCCAAAAACAAGCGATACTCTGTCATTGTGCCGATACCGAATATTCCCTCACGGCGAATTACTTGTATTGATTGCCAAGGCGGAATTAAAAGTTTGACAACATCTGCTCTTTGGTGAAATTTCCAAACGACTTCTACCGGTGCGTTAATAATTGAAGAATATTTAAAATCCAACATTTATCAGTTTTCAGTTAACATGTTTCACAAACTAAGTGTGAATTATCAATAATTAATTATCGGTTACTTACTCTTCATAGTCTGTATCAATCTCGATACTCAGCGTGTCTTCATCAATTCGTATATATAAAATGTTTGGACGACAACATACTTGACAATCCTCCACATAAGATTGTTGAAAACCTTGACTGATATCAATAAAAGTTAAATTCGGTTCGCCGCAATAGGCGCAATAATATTCAGCAGTGTTTTGCATAATTAAAGATTAGAGGTCAAAGGTTAAAGGTTAAAGGTTAAAGGTTCAATTAAGAAACTCATAACTTCCAACTCTTAACTATTTACCATGCCCTGCGGCCCAATGCCCAATTCCCTAACTGGTAACTGTTAACTGATAACTGTTAACTGCTTCATTCAGATGCTTTTGCAGTGTAGACTGTGGTAGCGGTCCTTGCAAGTGATTCCAGGGTAATATTTGCTCGGTTGACCAGTTTTCATAAACGTAGAAGTCTAACGGGGGAATTTGTCCTTTCAGTTCTTTGAAAGCACGTTTGTAGCTACCTAATGAATCTCCAAAGTTGCGAGTGAGTTCTAAGAGCTTAGATAGTCTTCTATCTCCCCTCGACAATAAAGTCTGAATAATCGACCAGTTGTAGCTTTCCGGACGAAAATCTATTCCTTGGGGCTTTAATTTTTTCTGCAATAATTTCAATCGTTTTTCGGCTTCTTTATTCACCCCAAACCATTGAAAAGGTGTATGGGCTTTGGGTACAAAAGTACTGCATCCTAAAGTAAAACGTATTCCCGGAGCAGCTTTTTTCAGATTCTGCATCATCGTTACGGTTGCATCTAAATCTTCTTGAGTTTCACCTGGAATTCCTACCATTCCATATAATTTCAAACCTTTCAATCCGCCCTTTTTGGCATTTTCTGCGGCTTTGATTATATCTTCTTGTTCGAGTTTTTTATTAATAATTTTTCTAACTTTATCAGAACCACTTTCTACGGCAATTGTCAAAGATTTAGTTCCTCTTTGAGCTAATGTTTTAGCTAATTCTTCTGTCACAGTATTGGTTCTTACCGAAGCAATACTTAAACGGACATCTTCGTATTTTGGCTGATTAATATAATCTAATAAAGTCTCAAATTCGGGATGTTGAGTTACCGAAGCGCCTAATAATCCCAGACGATTTGTTACCTGTAAACCTTTTTCAATTGCGGGAATTAACGAATCATTTAAACTTGCAGTTCTAAAAGGTAAAGTTAGATAGCTAGCCAAACAAAAACGGCACATTTCCGGACAGCTTCTGACTACTTCCACCATGAAAATGTTTTCCCAAGCCGCTTTTTCTGTTACTACCGTTGATGCTGATAAAGTGTTTCCCCGATAAGTTTGTTTTTGTACTTCTGCGGGAATATCAGATGAAATTGGTTTGATCGATTTTATGGCACCATCTAAACAGTGGTATTCAACTTCATACAAACTTGGAACGTAAATTCCCGGTACTTGTGCGAGTGCTTTTAACTTCGTTTCTCGATCTGCGTTTCTAACTTCTTTATAAGCATTAATAAAATCATTTAACAGATTTTCGCCATCTCCCAACAAAAACACATCGAAAAAATCAGCATAAGGTTCGGGATTCGCGGTTAAAACAGGGCCGCCACCGAAAACTATGGGATGATTATCTTGGCGATCGCTGCCTTTAATCGGAATATCATTTGATTCTAGTAAGTTAAGAATATTGACATAATCCAACTCCCACGACATCGAGAAACCCATTATCTCCGGATTTCGGGGCAGGGTTTCGCTGATATCGGTAAACAAGCGACTCACCTGTAAATCCGAGCGCATAGCCAAAGTTGCCCACACTACCTGATAACCCAAGCTAGTGATTCCTACAGTATATTCATTGGGAAAAGCAAAAATAACGGGAATAGCGTCGGTATCGGAAGTTACAGGAGTAAATAAAAGGCGTTCCTTAACAAATAAATCGGATGTCACAGGCGTTTTGTTTGGGGTGTTTTTCCATATTTAATTTTAAGATAAAGAATTGTCAGGTTAAAAACTAAAGTAAATGCATTAGCCAAAATAACCGGAATATCCTCAGCCAGAATTCCATATATTAACCATAAACAAACACCACTGATAAATGTAATTAGCATGGTGTAAGAAACATCTTTAGCTGACTTAGTTTGCCAGGTTTTGATCATCTGCGGTAGAAAAGCAGTGGTGGTTAAAGTCGCAGCCAGCAATCCGATGATTAGCATTGGTTGTTTTAAAGATAGTGTGCTTTACATTTATTTATATTAGGGGATAAATGTATTGGATGCGTCATTAAAAAAATCGCCCTCACTCTGGCTATGGTGGGGCTAGACAAACAAAGCCCCTCCGGGGCTAAATTACTTATTTTTATGTGTAGATTTTATAACTTCTCTGTATCTCTTTCTCTGCGCTCTCTGAGACTCTGCGGTTTTTTAATCCGTTTGTAAAATAAATCTTTTGTAGGGTGTGTTACGGCTCTAATATTCTCAACTATAGGAATCCGTTTTGAATATTGAAAAAATCTAGGTATTTGTAGGGTGTGTTACGACGCTAGTCTAACGCACCGAAACCCTTACATCATGGTGCGTTGCGCTTCGCGACAACACACCCTACGTATATTTCAAAAATCAATTAGGATTCCTATATAAACAATAATCTTGGAAATGCCGTAACGCACCATCGGCAAATAGATCAAAAATTTTCGTGTTTTATTAAAAATAATTTAAGTAATGAAGTTACCAATAGTACTTATAGGTTCCTCGAATACATCTAAAACTTCTGTAGGAAAGTTATTAGCGCAGCAACTAAAGTTACCTTTTATTGCTTTAGGAGATATCAGCGAGCAATATTATCTCGAAATAGGTTTTGATAAAACACAACAAGAACAAGCTTGGGAAGAAGAGGGTGGTGATGGTTTTTATCGCTACATGATGCCCTTTGATGCTTATGCTATTGAACGAGCGCTGTCGGAGCATCAAGAATGTGTGATTGAATTTACTCCCGAACAATCGGTATATGATGATGCTCAACTGTTAGAAAAGGTTGAACAAATTCTACAATCATTAACTCATCTTATTTTGCTTTTGTATTCTCCCGATACAGAAGAATCATTACGAGTACTTGAGGAAAGTTGCACTGCTATAGTTAATGGAATGCAAATCAACGAGCATTTTGTCAAACATCATTCCAATCACGATTTAGCAAACTATGTTGTTTACACAAAAGATAAAACACCAGAGCAAACCTGTGAAGATGTTCTAAACAAAATCAATCCACATGATTCTGATATTATTTTAATTGGCCCGGAAGGTACGGGTAAAAGCACAATTGGTAAACTTTTATCAAAGAAACTTAATCTTCCACAAGTTTCTATGGATGAAATTAGGTGGGAATATTATCAAGAAATTGGTTGGGATGCCGAGACTCAAAAACAAATACGCGATCAACTTGGTTTTGCAGGAGTCTACCGCTATTGGAAACGATTTGAAGTTTATGGGATTGAACGTCTTTTATCAGAACATAGCAATTGTGTAATTGACTTTGGAGCGGGACATTCTGTATATGAAGATGATAGCGATTTTGCTCGCGCTAGTGAATTACTGACTCCCTATAAAAATGTAGTTTTACTATTACCATCGCCAGATTTAGATGAGTCGGTTGAGATTTTGAAACAGCGAAATCAACTCACAATCAACGGTGTAGAAATAAATCGTTTTTTCATGACTCATCCTTCAAATCATAAGCTAGCGAAGCAGGTATTTTATACAAAAGGAAAGACACCTGAAGAAGTAAAAGAAGAAATTCTTAAATGTTTTTAAATTTTTACGAGATTATGGGTGTTAGATTGAAATATTGGCAGACGTAGCACTGCTACGTCTCTACATTGTTTATAAAACTTTACACTGTCCCTGAAATCTTAATAAATGGTCGCACAATACTAAAGCCACCATTGCTTCTACCATAGGAACAGCACGTGGTAATACGCAAGGGTCATGTCTTCCTTTTGCTGCTAAAACTCCGGTTTCACCTGTTTTGGTAACTGTATTTTGTTCTTTCCGAATAGTTGCTGTAGGCTTAAAAGCTACGCGAATAATAATGTTTTCACCATTGGAAATACCACCTTGAATACCACCAGAACGATTTGTCACGGTGCGGATATTTCCTTCATCATCAGTGTAAAATTCATCGTTATGCTCAATTCCGGTAAGCAAAGTTCCTGCAAAGCCAGAACCGATTTCAAAACCTTTACTTGCGGGAAGGGACATTACACCTTTAGCGATATCGGCTTCCAATTTATCAAAAACTGGTTCTCCCAATCCTTTAGGAACTTTCCGAGCAACGCATTCGACTACACCACCGATAGAGTTACCATCTCTACCAGTTTGCTCGATTAATTCAATCATGCGTTCCGCACATTCGCTATCGGGACAGCGAACGATGTTGCTTTCAACTTGTTCTAAAGTAACTTTTTCTGCATCAACTTCTCCTTCCAAATCCTTGATGCGTTTAACGTAACCGATGATTTCCACGCCAGCAACTTGATGAAGAATTTTTTTAGCGATCGCACCTGCTGCAACTCTGCCAATTGTCTCCCGCGCCGAGGATCTACCACCACCTTGATAGTTACGAATACCGTATTTAGCATCATAAGTAGCGTCAGCGTGGGAAGGACGGTACATTTGCACCATTTCGCTGTAATCTTGGGGACGAGTATCTTTATTCTTGACCAAAATTGATATTGGCGTACCTAAAGTTTGTCCCTGAAACACTCCCGAAACAATTTCACACTTATCGGCTTCTTTCCGAGGTGTTGTAATTTTACTTTGTCCCGGTCGTCGTCGATCTAATTCTACTTGAATTTCTTCGGCTGAAATTTCTAATTGTGGCGGACAACCATCAATTATCACTCCCACACCACCACCGTGGGATTCCCCGAAAGTAGTAACGCGAAATAAATGACCAAAAGTGTTACCCATGATGATGTTGCGGAGATTTTAAATTTACTAAGTTTACGTATGTGATTCTATGTGTTGTTCTCGATTTAAAGACACACATAATTAAGAATATATTTTTGCTTTAATTATTACTAGGGGTATGCTTTTGGTATTTATGCAGATTTTTTCGGTGATTGGTTAAATTAAGTTGCTGAAAGTATTATCTACGCCAGAGTCAGTAGCAACAAACAAAGAATTATGTCTGGGAAATAGTAAGCTGTTGTATATAAAAAATGCACAACAGCAAGAAGGCACAAGAGTTATAGCTATTAACCAGTGCCAAAAGAATATACAAATAAAATAGGCAATACTACTGCTTACCTGAAGGCGAAAGCGAATAAACTAATGCCGTTTTTCTGCTTGTAAACGAGGGCTGGAACTCTTCTTTTTACCTTATTTCCCAAAAGTTTGTGGTTCACTGAATTTTCATCTCGATCTCCTTGGAAATTAAGCGATCGCCCCAACATGAAAATCTTTAAATCGCTGTTAAACCACCATCTATATTAATTCCTTGTCCCAAAACAAAAGAAGCTTCATCAGAACAAAGCCAAACTACAGCATTAGCAATTTCTTCAGGTTGAGCTAATCTACCGATGGGATGCAAAGACTTTATATATTCGCGGGTTGCACTATCTCCCCGTGCAAAAGTATCTGCCATTCGAGTTTCAACACCTCCTGGACAAACAGCATTAACGCGAATTCCTTGCTTTGCGTATTCCACAGCCGCAGTTTTAGTTAAACCTAATACTGCGTGTTTAGAAGCAACATAATGTGCGTGACCTGGAAAACCAATCACACCTGCAGCAGAGGAATTATTCACGATTGCCCCACCGCCATTTTCTAACATATGCTCTATTTCACATTTCATTGAATACCAAGCACCTCTAACATTGACATCCATCAACAATTCAAAAGTTTCCTCGCTTTGCTCTGTCGTCATGGCTTGAGGATCATGAACTCCTGCATTATTAAATGCAGCGTGTAATCCACCGTAAGTATCAACTGTATATTTAACTAAATTTTGAAGATGTTCTAATTTAGTAACATCAGTTCTACAAAAACTCGCTTTCCCGCCAGCTTCTTGAATCAAATCTACTGTTTCTTGACCTGCTTTTTCGTTGCGATTACCAATAACTACAGATGCTCCTTCTGAAGCAAATTTAATTGCAGTAGCACGACCGATACCAGAACCGCCGCCTGTAACTAAAGCTACTTTACCTATCATACGATTCACAATTGCACCTTGTTTCTTTAATTGATTAAGTAGATTGATATACAGTTTTACCCGAAGCGGGTTAGAAGCCCGCACTACAATAAAATAAATTTACACATTTGGGATGCTGCCATTAAAAGTTGGTAAGATAAAAATTTGTTTGTGTTTTCAGAAATGATAATTCTGTTGGCGAATTATCCCTTAGCTATTATTTATAAACACCGTTATTAAGCACCCCATCAGTATTTGATTCAGCAATCCCCAAAACAAAAAAGCACCCTCCCGTTATGGGAAGGTGCTTTATATGCAAGCTAAAACTTATTCAAATTTTAACTATTTTATTCAATTATTAACCGTTGATTGCGGGAGCGCTTACTGCAACAGGAGCAGTTTCACCAGCAGCCAAATCAAGTGGGAAGTTATGTGCATTTCTTTCGTGCATTACTTCCATACCCAAGTTAGCTCTGTTTAATACATCAGCCCAGGTATTTACAACTCTACCGCTAGAATCGATTACAGACTGGTTGAAGTTGAAACCGTTCAAGTTGAACGCCATGGTGCTGATTCCCAAAGCGGTGAACCAGATTCCGACTACAGGCCATGCAGCTAAGAAGAAGTGCAAGCTACGGCTGTTGTTGAAGGAAGCGTATTGGAAGATTAAACGACCAAAGTAACCGTGAGCAGCTACGATGTTGTAGGTTTCTTCTTCTTGACCGAATTTATAACCGTAGTTTTGAGATTCGGTTTCGGTTGTTTCACGTACCAAAGAGGAGGTTACCAAAGAACCGTGCATAGCACTGAACAAAGAACCACCAAATACACCTGCTACACCTAATTGGTGGAAGGGGTGCATCAAAATGTTGTGCTCAGCTTGGAACACGAACATGAAGTTGAAGGTACCGGAGATACCTAAAGGCATACCGTCAGAGAAAGAACCTTGTCCGATGGGGTAGATCAAGAATACTGCGGTTGCTGCTGCTACTGGAGCAGAGAAAGCAACACAGATCCAAGGACGCATACCCAAGCGGTAAGATAATTCCCACTCACGACCTAAGTAGCAAAATACGCCAATTAGGAAGTGGAAACATACCAATTGGTAAGGACCACCGTTATACAACCACTCATCTAGAGAAGCTGCTTCCCAGATTGGGTAGAAGTGTAAACCGATAGCGTTAGAAGAAGGAACAACTGCACCAGAGATGATGTTGTTTCCGTAAATCAAGGAACCTGCAACAGGCTCGCGGATACCATCGATGTCAACAGGAGGTGCTGCTACGAAGGCGATGATGAAACAGGTGATTGCAGAGAGTAGTGTAGGAATCATCAAGACACCAAACCAACCGATGTATAAACGGTTATTGGTGCTGGTAATCCACCCACAGAACTGCTCCCACGCACTTGCGCTTTCGCGTCTTTGTAATGTGGTTGTCATGGTTCAGATAATTGCGTTTGTCTTATATATATCGGTAAGCGTTTTTGCTTACCTACATTTATACATTAACGTGTATTTTACGTTTTGTAAAGTTTTTTTAATAAAGTTTGTTTTATCAGACTCATATGTTGAACCTATCAGTGGAGATGAGCAGCATTTGAACCGACACGGGTGGCAAGATGTCAGATTGTCCAATTGCTGATGGTGTCCAAAGTTCCATTTATTAATAGTGATTCTATATATAAAGAAGGGAGTGGGCATGTTCTATGTTCGCTCCCTTCTCATCGTTGGTAAATCATATGAATAAAGATAATTCTAATTCTCAATCAACTCCAATTTTTAATAATGCAAACGAAAATACACCGGATATGGGTGGAGGTTTACCAATAATCGGCTATTGGGCTGAACACACCTTGTCACCGGAAGGAGTCAAACTTTGGAAAACTTTGTTGCATAAGAGCGCTTGTTTAGCTTGTGCTTGGGGCACAGGTGGACAAAAAGGTGGTTTTACAAATGAAGAAGGGGAAAAGTTACAGCGCTGTATGAAGAGTGTTGAGTCAATTGCAGCAGAAATTCAACCAGCGATTCCCAAGCAGTTTTTTGAACAGCGTAGCATCGAAGAATTACAGCAACTTACTTCAAAAGAAGCAGATAGACTGGGAAGATGGAGTTTCCCTGTGATATTACGCTCTGGCTCGTCGCATTACGAACGCATTTCCTGGAATGAAATTTATAGTATTTGCGATAAAGCTTTTGCTCAAACCCCCGAAAGAATAGCTTCTTACAGTTCCGGACGTTCATCTAACGAAGCAGCATTTTTATTACAGCTAATGATGAGAACTTTGGGTTCTAATAATTTAGCTGACTGTTCGGATTTGTGTCACGCTCCTTCGAGTTTTGGATTGAAACAAACTTTGGGAACAACTACTTCTGTTGTTAGTTTAGAAAGTTTGAAACAAGCAGACTGCATTGTTTTAGCTGGTAGTAATGCTGCTTACAACCATCCCCGGCTGATGAATGAATTAATTAAATTGAGGGAGCGTGGTGGGAAAGTAATTGTAATTAATCCCATGAAGGAAGTTGGTTTAGTTAAATTTGCTTCTCCAGCTTTTATAAAGTCGCTGTTTACAGGTTCGGATATTGCTTGTGCATATTTACAGCCAATTCCCGGTAGCGAT comes from Rivularia sp. PCC 7116 and encodes:
- a CDS encoding SRPBCC family protein; the encoded protein is MLDFKYSSIINAPVEVVWKFHQRADVVKLLIPPWQSIQVIRREGIFGIGTMTEYRLFLAALSITWVARHTECEEYRFFTEEQISGPFEFWRHQHKFERENNQTRLTDEIIFSLPGGETVDFMSGWLVKSQLEGMFRYRHQVTKRECEYNS
- a CDS encoding CPXCG motif-containing cysteine-rich protein — translated: MQNTAEYYCAYCGEPNLTFIDISQGFQQSYVEDCQVCCRPNILYIRIDEDTLSIEIDTDYEE
- a CDS encoding radical SAM protein → MTSDLFVKERLLFTPVTSDTDAIPVIFAFPNEYTVGITSLGYQVVWATLAMRSDLQVSRLFTDISETLPRNPEIMGFSMSWELDYVNILNLLESNDIPIKGSDRQDNHPIVFGGGPVLTANPEPYADFFDVFLLGDGENLLNDFINAYKEVRNADRETKLKALAQVPGIYVPSLYEVEYHCLDGAIKSIKPISSDIPAEVQKQTYRGNTLSASTVVTEKAAWENIFMVEVVRSCPEMCRFCLASYLTLPFRTASLNDSLIPAIEKGLQVTNRLGLLGASVTQHPEFETLLDYINQPKYEDVRLSIASVRTNTVTEELAKTLAQRGTKSLTIAVESGSDKVRKIINKKLEQEDIIKAAENAKKGGLKGLKLYGMVGIPGETQEDLDATVTMMQNLKKAAPGIRFTLGCSTFVPKAHTPFQWFGVNKEAEKRLKLLQKKLKPQGIDFRPESYNWSIIQTLLSRGDRRLSKLLELTRNFGDSLGSYKRAFKELKGQIPPLDFYVYENWSTEQILPWNHLQGPLPQSTLQKHLNEAVNSYQLTVTS
- a CDS encoding SemiSWEET transporter; the encoded protein is MLIIGLLAATLTTTAFLPQMIKTWQTKSAKDVSYTMLITFISGVCLWLIYGILAEDIPVILANAFTLVFNLTILYLKIKYGKTPQTKRL
- a CDS encoding shikimate kinase, whose amino-acid sequence is MKLPIVLIGSSNTSKTSVGKLLAQQLKLPFIALGDISEQYYLEIGFDKTQQEQAWEEEGGDGFYRYMMPFDAYAIERALSEHQECVIEFTPEQSVYDDAQLLEKVEQILQSLTHLILLLYSPDTEESLRVLEESCTAIVNGMQINEHFVKHHSNHDLANYVVYTKDKTPEQTCEDVLNKINPHDSDIILIGPEGTGKSTIGKLLSKKLNLPQVSMDEIRWEYYQEIGWDAETQKQIRDQLGFAGVYRYWKRFEVYGIERLLSEHSNCVIDFGAGHSVYEDDSDFARASELLTPYKNVVLLLPSPDLDESVEILKQRNQLTINGVEINRFFMTHPSNHKLAKQVFYTKGKTPEEVKEEILKCF
- the aroC gene encoding chorismate synthase gives rise to the protein MGNTFGHLFRVTTFGESHGGGVGVIIDGCPPQLEISAEEIQVELDRRRPGQSKITTPRKEADKCEIVSGVFQGQTLGTPISILVKNKDTRPQDYSEMVQMYRPSHADATYDAKYGIRNYQGGGRSSARETIGRVAAGAIAKKILHQVAGVEIIGYVKRIKDLEGEVDAEKVTLEQVESNIVRCPDSECAERMIELIEQTGRDGNSIGGVVECVARKVPKGLGEPVFDKLEADIAKGVMSLPASKGFEIGSGFAGTLLTGIEHNDEFYTDDEGNIRTVTNRSGGIQGGISNGENIIIRVAFKPTATIRKEQNTVTKTGETGVLAAKGRHDPCVLPRAVPMVEAMVALVLCDHLLRFQGQCKVL
- a CDS encoding SDR family oxidoreductase, which produces MIGKVALVTGGGSGIGRATAIKFASEGASVVIGNRNEKAGQETVDLIQEAGGKASFCRTDVTKLEHLQNLVKYTVDTYGGLHAAFNNAGVHDPQAMTTEQSEETFELLMDVNVRGAWYSMKCEIEHMLENGGGAIVNNSSAAGVIGFPGHAHYVASKHAVLGLTKTAAVEYAKQGIRVNAVCPGGVETRMADTFARGDSATREYIKSLHPIGRLAQPEEIANAVVWLCSDEASFVLGQGINIDGGLTAI
- the psbA gene encoding photosystem II q(b) protein; this translates as MTTTLQRRESASAWEQFCGWITSTNNRLYIGWFGVLMIPTLLSAITCFIIAFVAAPPVDIDGIREPVAGSLIYGNNIISGAVVPSSNAIGLHFYPIWEAASLDEWLYNGGPYQLVCFHFLIGVFCYLGREWELSYRLGMRPWICVAFSAPVAAATAVFLIYPIGQGSFSDGMPLGISGTFNFMFVFQAEHNILMHPFHQLGVAGVFGGSLFSAMHGSLVTSSLVRETTETESQNYGYKFGQEEETYNIVAAHGYFGRLIFQYASFNNSRSLHFFLAAWPVVGIWFTALGISTMAFNLNGFNFNQSVIDSSGRVVNTWADVLNRANLGMEVMHERNAHNFPLDLAAGETAPVAVSAPAING